From Bacillus basilensis, a single genomic window includes:
- a CDS encoding MBL fold metallo-hydrolase, which produces MKKKYINQIHTDVSFKPKDIIGLMTDYFKAKSKLRPIKNLPIVLSNKNNESLDSVTWFGHSASLLKIEGKKLLLDPMFGDASSPFPVFNSKRYSGVFSLEREDLQEIDAIIISHNHYDHLNYKSIIQLKDRAKHFYVPTGVAQYLMKWGVSPSKISEHNWWDEITFDNIKLVCAPARHFSGRGMTDRDCSLWCSWLILGQETKIFFSGDSGYAPHFKEIGDKYGPFDLTLMECGQSDPRWSPIHMLPEETVQAHIDVKGELLLPIHWGAFTLALHEWSDPVERVTKEANRLGVHITTPQIGETITLKSTDYPSSNWWREI; this is translated from the coding sequence ATGAAAAAGAAATATATAAATCAAATTCATACTGATGTAAGTTTTAAACCGAAAGATATTATTGGTTTAATGACTGATTACTTTAAAGCGAAATCAAAACTGCGTCCTATAAAGAATTTACCTATCGTTTTATCAAATAAAAATAATGAGTCTTTAGATAGTGTGACGTGGTTTGGACACTCTGCTTCTCTTTTGAAAATAGAAGGTAAAAAATTGTTATTAGACCCTATGTTTGGAGATGCCTCTTCCCCGTTTCCTGTGTTTAATAGCAAACGTTATAGTGGTGTGTTTTCTTTAGAACGTGAAGACCTTCAAGAAATTGATGCGATTATCATCTCTCATAATCACTATGACCATCTGAATTACAAAAGTATTATACAGTTAAAAGATCGTGCAAAGCACTTCTATGTTCCAACTGGAGTTGCGCAATATTTAATGAAATGGGGTGTTTCACCTAGTAAAATTAGTGAGCATAATTGGTGGGACGAAATTACGTTTGATAATATTAAGTTAGTATGTGCTCCTGCAAGACATTTCTCTGGAAGAGGTATGACAGATAGAGATTGTTCATTATGGTGTTCATGGCTTATTCTTGGTCAAGAGACTAAAATTTTCTTTAGTGGTGATAGCGGTTATGCCCCTCACTTTAAGGAAATTGGTGATAAATATGGTCCATTCGACCTTACGTTAATGGAATGCGGGCAATCTGATCCGAGGTGGTCTCCGATTCATATGTTACCAGAAGAGACGGTACAAGCTCATATAGACGTTAAAGGCGAACTACTTCTTCCGATTCATTGGGGTGCTTTTACATTAGCATTACATGAATGGAGCGATCCAGTTGAACGAGTTACGAAAGAAGCAAATCGTTTAGGAGTTCATATTACAACGCCACAAATTGGTGAAACTATTACATTAAAATCTACAGATTATCCATCATCAAACTGGTGGAGAGAAATTTAA
- a CDS encoding LAGLIDADG family homing endonuclease yields the protein MQIERKKKSKCKLSKSEIIHLYAEGKSTSEIAMLANVSARYIRMVLSDSNVPRRAIGSWKRKYDITEDYFKMWSNNMAYILGFIAADGVIQKENQCVSISQKESYILEDIKKELKTNQPLYQNKKTGVYMLNINSKTIKDDLMNIHGIMPCKTFNIEFPFVPEEYLHHFVRGYFDGDGYVKYETYTVSFVGGSYSFMNSLNQVLQNQNLPADLLNQNKHYRVIFTGRKSIQLFSNWIYKDKDIYLHRKYEVFQKEGLSLDQLQDRKLKQTQNAVKQRKQNFLKEYMKNKCNAAACSILEISESTFKRWLKNDNQFKTDYERINSL from the coding sequence GTGCAAATAGAGAGAAAAAAGAAATCAAAATGTAAACTGTCAAAATCTGAAATCATTCATTTGTATGCAGAAGGAAAGAGCACCTCAGAAATCGCTATGCTTGCTAATGTGTCTGCGAGGTATATTCGTATGGTTCTATCAGACAGCAACGTTCCAAGGCGCGCTATAGGGAGCTGGAAGAGAAAGTATGACATAACAGAAGATTATTTTAAAATGTGGTCAAATAATATGGCTTATATATTAGGGTTTATAGCAGCAGATGGTGTCATACAAAAAGAAAATCAATGCGTCAGTATATCACAAAAAGAAAGTTACATTTTAGAAGACATAAAAAAAGAACTAAAAACAAACCAGCCACTTTACCAAAACAAAAAAACAGGCGTATATATGCTAAACATTAATAGCAAAACAATAAAAGACGACCTTATGAACATACACGGAATTATGCCGTGTAAAACATTTAACATCGAATTTCCATTCGTACCAGAAGAATATTTACATCATTTTGTTCGTGGGTATTTTGATGGGGATGGTTACGTCAAGTATGAAACTTATACAGTAAGCTTTGTAGGAGGATCATATAGCTTTATGAATTCTTTAAATCAGGTACTACAAAATCAAAATTTACCAGCCGATTTACTAAATCAAAATAAACATTATCGCGTCATTTTTACCGGAAGAAAGTCAATACAACTTTTTTCAAATTGGATTTATAAAGACAAAGATATTTATTTGCATAGAAAATATGAAGTATTTCAGAAAGAAGGTCTAAGTCTAGATCAATTGCAAGATCGAAAACTAAAACAAACTCAAAATGCCGTTAAACAAAGAAAACAAAATTTCCTTAAAGAATATATGAAAAATAAATGTAATGCTGCAGCTTGTTCTATTTTAGAAATAAGCGAATCAACTTTTAAACGTTGGTTAAAAAATGATAATCAATTTAAAACAGACTATGAAAGAATTAATTCATTATAA
- a CDS encoding RidA family protein — MPPTFGYSHVVEVSNAKRTIYISGQVAINADGQIVGVGDLATQTRQVFENIKSALETSELRFNDVVKLTFFLTDISQMAIVRDIRDQYINTKNPPASSAVEVRKLINDNLLIEIEAIAVAN; from the coding sequence ATGCCACCAACTTTTGGATACTCACATGTAGTCGAAGTTAGTAACGCTAAGCGAACAATTTACATATCTGGACAAGTAGCGATCAATGCTGATGGTCAAATAGTTGGCGTTGGTGATTTAGCTACACAAACGCGACAAGTTTTCGAAAATATTAAAAGTGCATTAGAAACTTCGGAATTAAGATTTAATGATGTAGTAAAATTAACATTTTTCTTAACAGATATTTCTCAAATGGCCATTGTTAGAGATATTCGAGATCAATACATTAACACTAAAAATCCACCAGCAAGTTCAGCTGTTGAAGTTAGAAAGTTAATTAACGATAACTTATTAATTGAAATCGAAGCGATCGCTGTAGCAAACTAA